One segment of Ascidiaceihabitans donghaensis DNA contains the following:
- a CDS encoding sarcosine oxidase subunit beta family protein — translation MGYSGFKVIKEALFGHKGWTPAWRDPEPKTHYDVVIIGGGGHGLATAHYLAKVYGVRNVAVIEKGWIGGGNVGRNTTIIRSNYLLDGNEPFYEFSLKLWEGLEQDLNYNAMVSQRGIMNLIHSDAQRDAFIRRGNAMILNGADAEYLDEAQIRAEYPFLNFDDARFPIKGGLAQRRGGTVRHDAVAWGYARSADQHGVDIIQNCEVTGFRIEGGKCLGVETSKGFIGAGKVASCVAGSSGRLMAKANMRLPIESHVLQAFVSEGLKPVLPGVITFGAGHFYVSQSNKGGLVFGGDLDGYNSYAQRGNLPVVEDVCEGGMAIMPMIGRARLLRMWGGIMDMSMDGSPIIDRTHIDGLYFNGGWCYGGFKATPASGYVYAHLLANDAPHPTATAYRFNRFQTGDMIDEKGMGNQPNLH, via the coding sequence ATGGGATATTCCGGTTTCAAAGTCATCAAAGAGGCCTTGTTTGGCCACAAAGGTTGGACACCAGCGTGGCGTGATCCCGAGCCAAAGACCCACTATGATGTCGTCATCATAGGCGGGGGTGGGCACGGATTGGCCACTGCGCATTATCTTGCCAAAGTTTACGGCGTGCGCAACGTCGCGGTCATCGAAAAAGGGTGGATCGGCGGCGGCAACGTCGGGCGCAACACAACCATCATTCGGTCCAATTACCTGTTGGACGGCAACGAACCGTTTTACGAATTTTCGCTCAAGTTGTGGGAAGGCTTGGAACAGGATCTGAATTACAACGCCATGGTCAGCCAGCGTGGCATCATGAACCTGATCCATTCCGACGCCCAACGCGACGCCTTTATCCGACGCGGCAATGCGATGATTTTAAACGGGGCGGACGCAGAGTATCTGGACGAGGCGCAAATTCGTGCTGAATACCCGTTTTTAAATTTTGACGATGCGCGTTTCCCCATTAAGGGCGGTCTGGCCCAACGCCGTGGCGGTACAGTGCGCCATGACGCTGTTGCCTGGGGCTATGCGCGATCCGCAGATCAGCACGGCGTCGACATCATACAAAATTGCGAAGTCACCGGTTTTCGCATCGAAGGTGGCAAATGCCTGGGCGTTGAAACCTCCAAAGGGTTTATCGGCGCAGGCAAAGTCGCGTCATGCGTTGCCGGATCGTCGGGTCGCTTAATGGCCAAAGCCAACATGCGCTTGCCCATCGAAAGCCACGTGTTGCAAGCCTTTGTATCCGAAGGGCTGAAACCGGTGCTGCCCGGCGTCATCACCTTCGGGGCGGGCCACTTCTATGTCAGCCAGTCCAACAAAGGCGGTTTGGTGTTTGGCGGTGATCTGGACGGCTACAACTCATATGCCCAGCGCGGCAATCTGCCGGTGGTCGAAGATGTCTGCGAAGGTGGTATGGCCATCATGCCAATGATCGGGCGGGCGCGTTTGCTGCGTATGTGGGGCGGCATTATGGACATGTCCATGGACGGCTCACCCATCATTGACCGCACCCACATTGACGGGCTGTATTTCAATGGCGGTTGGTGCTACGGCGGCTTCAAGGCCACGCCAGCGTCAGGCTATGTCTACGCCCACTTGCTGGCCAACGATGCCCCCCACCCCACAGCCACAGCGTATCGGTTCAACCGTTTCCAGACAGGTGACATGATCGACGAAAAAGGCATGGGCAACCAACCCAACCTTCACTGA
- a CDS encoding ABC transporter substrate-binding protein — MNKFTTALASGVLAFAPMAALAEDSSDPIVIPIHNWSSQIVMSNVVGQIFEEMGNNVEYVTTDSQAVYESVRLGDVTLEMEVWEGAFGASYRAAMEKGGIVDAGDHNAVTREDWWYPMWTKEACPGLPSWEALNDCAAVFATAETGDKGRYLDGPVDWLKHGQERVAALDMDFVVVNAGSAAALWAEIGAAEADKRPVVVFNWTPNFAEAVWPGEFVEFPAWEDGCDKDPAVGPNKDALYDCGNPAKGYLKKAAWDGMEAKWPAAYGVLTKISFTNPQIAEMAKFVDIDEMEPEEAAEAWLEANPDVWKPWLGNS, encoded by the coding sequence ATGAATAAGTTTACAACAGCTCTGGCATCGGGCGTTCTTGCCTTTGCCCCAATGGCGGCTTTGGCCGAAGACAGTAGCGATCCGATTGTTATTCCAATTCACAACTGGTCATCGCAGATCGTAATGTCGAACGTCGTAGGCCAGATCTTTGAAGAGATGGGCAACAACGTCGAATATGTCACAACGGACAGCCAAGCGGTGTACGAATCCGTGCGGCTTGGTGACGTCACACTGGAAATGGAAGTCTGGGAAGGCGCATTTGGCGCATCCTACCGCGCGGCCATGGAAAAAGGTGGCATTGTTGACGCTGGGGACCACAACGCGGTGACACGCGAAGACTGGTGGTACCCGATGTGGACCAAAGAAGCCTGCCCGGGTTTGCCAAGCTGGGAAGCTTTGAATGATTGCGCAGCCGTTTTCGCAACGGCCGAGACGGGCGACAAGGGGCGTTATCTGGATGGTCCCGTCGATTGGTTGAAGCATGGTCAGGAACGTGTTGCGGCCTTGGATATGGACTTTGTTGTTGTGAACGCGGGATCTGCTGCGGCGCTTTGGGCTGAAATCGGGGCTGCCGAAGCGGACAAGCGTCCTGTTGTGGTCTTTAACTGGACCCCAAACTTTGCCGAAGCCGTATGGCCAGGTGAATTTGTTGAATTCCCTGCATGGGAAGACGGTTGCGACAAGGACCCAGCCGTTGGCCCAAACAAGGACGCGCTTTATGATTGCGGCAACCCTGCCAAAGGGTACCTGAAAAAAGCGGCATGGGACGGCATGGAAGCCAAATGGCCTGCGGCTTACGGCGTGTTGACCAAAATCTCTTTCACAAACCCACAAATCGCTGAAATGGCGAAATTTGTCGATATTGATGAAATGGAGCCGGAAGAAGCAGCCGAAGCTTGGCTGGAAGCCAACCCTGACGTTTGGAAGCCTTGGTTGGGCAACTCCTAA
- a CDS encoding quaternary amine ABC transporter ATP-binding protein → MTAAPVISCKNVWKIFGADPEGYLQKMPQDHSFDDIRADGYIAGVKDVSIEVNKGEMLVIMGLSGSGKSTLVRCFSRLHDITGGTIEVDGQDIMKLSEKELIELRRNKMGMVFQSFGLLPHRTVLDNVAFPLEMRGQDKHERRARALEVVKLVGLEGREDYFPRELSGGQQQRVGIARSLAIEPDIWFLDEPFSALDPLIRREMQDEFLRLQQMLNKTIVFITHDFDEALRLADRIAIMKDGAVEQCDTPDQIVLHPATEYVRKFTEEIDKARVIHAETLVQSGDHGSGDPVDAAATVKEMAKLLVQDTRDVIPVARDGVVIGGLHRQDALGILLGAE, encoded by the coding sequence ATGACCGCCGCACCCGTCATTTCATGCAAGAACGTCTGGAAGATTTTTGGGGCCGATCCAGAAGGGTATCTGCAAAAGATGCCGCAGGATCATAGTTTTGATGATATTCGCGCGGATGGCTATATTGCGGGTGTCAAAGACGTCTCTATCGAAGTTAACAAAGGCGAGATGTTGGTGATCATGGGGCTGTCTGGCTCTGGTAAATCCACGCTGGTCCGGTGTTTTTCGCGGTTGCACGACATCACGGGCGGCACGATCGAAGTAGACGGTCAGGACATCATGAAACTGTCCGAAAAAGAATTGATCGAATTGCGCCGCAATAAAATGGGCATGGTTTTTCAAAGCTTTGGGTTGTTGCCGCACCGCACGGTGCTGGACAACGTGGCCTTCCCGTTGGAAATGCGCGGACAAGACAAACATGAACGCCGTGCCCGTGCGCTTGAGGTGGTCAAACTGGTGGGTCTTGAAGGGCGCGAAGATTACTTCCCCCGCGAGTTGTCCGGGGGGCAACAGCAGCGGGTCGGCATCGCCAGATCGCTGGCGATTGAACCTGACATCTGGTTTTTGGACGAACCGTTTTCTGCGTTGGACCCGTTGATCCGCCGGGAAATGCAGGACGAATTTTTGCGCTTACAACAGATGCTGAACAAAACAATTGTGTTCATCACGCATGATTTTGACGAAGCTTTGCGCCTTGCAGATCGTATCGCCATTATGAAAGACGGCGCTGTAGAACAATGCGACACGCCGGATCAGATCGTGTTGCACCCTGCGACAGAATATGTGCGCAAGTTCACAGAAGAAATCGACAAGGCGCGCGTCATTCATGCTGAAACCTTGGTTCAATCCGGTGATCATGGCAGCGGCGATCCCGTTGATGCCGCCGCGACCGTCAAAGAAATGGCGAAGCTGCTGGTTCAGGATACACGCGATGTCATTCCCGTGGCCCGTGATGGCGTCGTGATCGGCGGCTTGCATCGACAGGATGCGCTGGGCATTCTTTTGGGGGCGGAATGA